A single Mesomycoplasma ovipneumoniae DNA region contains:
- a CDS encoding putative immunoglobulin-blocking virulence protein, producing MQIFYVSKRKKYLIGAAASAIAVSFSFALNEVVNNFNWESPLVAYSPEAPSIILKNIPNDTAFNSPVTNSKFIPVQKPEPKKIESDAPVVQPQKVEKIPPKVEIPKQVKKIAIATPKPQPAPKITRRIISRVESTVPIPAPSVSRTASSPVHSTATTTQRVQTSPRQSQSVNVSPGAVEQAKANWRLGLAASTRRTEVNIAARVAEIAELERQLKHEFKRYYPNGTDEQKKVFEESLRYQIWVANNYKTREDNYLKFLKQQAIEGPKFSEIDYKSIERGMTVDPNDHHGWIFVNPDDNPITGKNGLYRQRNQNRLLSNEGWVQRNPHGIANQNYEGWDKADISSNDEWKAEIDKVAGSGSGSIKVYRYTQNAQNKHKAVKSQIIAVSIDANDKNAFEKFQDFLKSNVVNKIDAVVLKNVGTKNKDQNIDKILQALPNNVQKLTLFLDDQKAINGLSALRGKKLKELELYSNEKAIADNWAINPNAVADVDFISFDYNNAADFHKNTPDEQIPGSILFDTLRWDKGDDEAKITEGLKLAFGSKIYQRPFQGRHGGKGGYPPKLDFSETNIKTIKNLKFDEIDRIFNDNIKNWKEDKYASQDYEGFKKLRFTDIYFAVDINSGSSTNLGLTFSANVSDFEGSKYTDKLSGISERYDSPTGRIYFRDQTGQNQQNVTFNISGNLSEDAKEQLKAFVESVNNAYPFSKIVVDSEQIKQDLIKFYQEKTKDLRQKQASQGKFALREISVKSSSS from the coding sequence ATGCAAATTTTTTATGTCTCAAAGCGCAAAAAATATCTAATAGGAGCAGCAGCAAGCGCTATTGCCGTTAGCTTTTCCTTTGCATTAAATGAAGTAGTAAATAATTTTAACTGAGAATCTCCTTTGGTTGCTTATTCGCCAGAAGCGCCATCAATAATTCTTAAAAATATCCCAAATGATACCGCTTTTAATTCGCCAGTTACAAATTCTAAATTTATACCAGTCCAAAAACCTGAACCTAAAAAAATTGAATCAGATGCCCCGGTAGTCCAACCGCAAAAAGTTGAAAAAATCCCACCAAAAGTTGAAATTCCAAAACAAGTTAAAAAAATTGCTATTGCTACTCCTAAGCCTCAACCTGCTCCAAAAATAACAAGAAGAATAATTAGTCGAGTTGAATCAACCGTCCCAATCCCAGCTCCAAGTGTTTCAAGAACCGCAAGTTCACCTGTTCATAGCACAGCAACCACTACCCAAAGAGTCCAAACTTCGCCAAGACAATCTCAATCTGTTAATGTTTCGCCCGGAGCAGTCGAGCAAGCAAAAGCCAACTGGCGTTTAGGTCTGGCTGCTTCAACACGAAGAACTGAAGTAAATATTGCCGCACGAGTAGCTGAAATTGCCGAACTAGAACGCCAGTTAAAGCATGAATTTAAGCGTTATTACCCTAATGGTACCGATGAACAAAAAAAAGTATTTGAAGAAAGTCTAAGATACCAAATTTGAGTAGCAAATAATTACAAAACTAGAGAAGATAATTACTTAAAATTTTTAAAACAGCAAGCAATAGAAGGCCCAAAATTTTCTGAGATTGATTACAAATCAATTGAGCGAGGAATGACTGTTGATCCTAATGACCATCACGGCTGAATTTTTGTAAATCCTGATGACAATCCAATTACAGGAAAAAATGGACTTTATCGTCAACGAAACCAAAATCGTCTTTTAAGTAATGAAGGTTGAGTTCAACGTAATCCACACGGAATTGCTAATCAAAACTATGAGGGTTGAGACAAAGCCGATATTTCTTCTAATGATGAATGAAAAGCCGAAATTGACAAAGTTGCCGGTTCAGGTTCTGGATCAATAAAAGTTTACCGATATACTCAAAATGCCCAAAATAAACATAAAGCTGTAAAGTCCCAAATTATTGCTGTTTCAATTGATGCAAATGACAAAAATGCTTTTGAAAAATTCCAAGATTTTCTAAAATCAAATGTCGTTAACAAAATTGATGCTGTTGTTCTTAAAAATGTCGGCACAAAAAATAAAGACCAAAATATCGATAAAATTTTGCAAGCCTTACCAAATAATGTCCAAAAACTAACTTTATTTTTAGATGACCAAAAAGCAATAAATGGTCTGTCAGCACTTCGAGGCAAAAAACTTAAAGAATTAGAACTCTATTCTAACGAAAAAGCAATCGCCGATAACTGAGCAATTAATCCAAATGCCGTTGCTGATGTTGATTTTATTAGTTTTGATTATAATAATGCCGCTGATTTTCACAAAAACACGCCTGATGAGCAAATTCCTGGATCAATTTTATTTGACACACTCCGTTGGGATAAAGGAGACGATGAAGCTAAAATCACCGAAGGTTTAAAATTAGCTTTTGGCTCCAAAATTTACCAACGTCCATTCCAAGGTCGCCATGGTGGTAAAGGTGGCTATCCTCCAAAACTAGATTTTTCTGAAACAAATATTAAAACAATTAAAAACCTTAAATTTGACGAAATTGACCGAATTTTTAATGATAACATTAAAAACTGAAAAGAAGATAAATATGCATCTCAAGATTATGAAGGCTTTAAAAAGCTAAGATTTACTGATATTTATTTTGCCGTCGATATTAATTCTGGATCTAGCACTAATCTAGGTCTAACTTTTTCAGCTAATGTTTCAGACTTTGAAGGCTCAAAATATACCGACAAATTAAGTGGAATTTCTGAGCGTTATGACAGTCCTACTGGGCGAATTTATTTTCGTGATCAAACTGGCCAAAATCAGCAAAATGTTACATTTAATATAAGCGGAAATCTTAGTGAAGATGCAAAAGAACAACTCAAAGCCTTTGTTGAATCAGTAAATAACGCTTATCCTTTTAGTAAAATTGTTGTCGATTCTGAACAAATTAAACAAGATCTAATTAAGTTTTATCAAGAAAAAACTAAAGACCTAAGACAAAAACAAGCATCACAAGGTAAATTTGCCTTGCGTGAAATAAGTGTTAAATCCTCTTCATCTTAA